The DNA region TTGGCGATGGATTTGTAGGGAAAATGGTGGgtttggagggagggaggggagagaagtcaatggcggggtgggggggggggactgagacTGGAGGCCCACTAGAGGGTGCAAGGAGCCTCTCAGATGGGAAACGAGATTCAGAAAGTAATCTTTGTTGTTCAGGGCTCTGAAAGATGCGTACTATGGTCTCTGTCCTCGGTGCTGATCTggccacaaaaaattaaattccttTCCTCCCCTTTTATTTTATAGGAGCAATGATGTCCAAAGAGGAACAAGCGGTAAAAAATCTCAACATGGAGAATGCCAAGCAGGAAAATGAACGAAAGGACGAGAAGGAGCAGGCTGCTAATACAGGAGGGCCGCTGGGCCTCCCTGTGGTCGCTGGCGAACATTGTGAGCCCAGGGGGAACCGTAGGCGGTTCCGTGTTAGGCAGCCCATCCTGCAGTACAGATGGGACGGGGGTCAGCGGCTGGGAGAGCCCCAGGCCAGGATGAGACCCGAGAACATGGAAAGGGTTGGGGAGGAGATGAGACAGCTGATGGAGAAGCTGAGGGGGAAGCAGTTGAGTCACAGTCTGCGGGCCGTTAGCACTGACCCCCCCCACCATGGCCATCATGATGAGTTTTGCCTTATGCCTTGAATCCTGACGTTTTCCCTGAAAAGTAGGGAGACACACCTGCTTCCTAAACTTACATGTTTGTAATGTACCTTTGCTGTAAGCCTTTTGATGTACCTTGTTTCTACTGGTTCTCTACTAGCTTCAAGTTGGATGTTGTGCTTTTGACACAGTCTGTGAAATTTTGTTAGCTGGAGAATTTTACCTAttgcatgaaaagatgcttattatATATTGTGGAGTTaataaagtagttttaaaaagcaatctctttattatttttatttcaaaacttatttatttatttaatacatgaAGAGAAAATTGCTGAAATTAAATATACCAAATGGTTAATACAGGGACTCATTTTTGTGACACGAGTTAACCCTTTAAATAATATGAACACTCATGTATGtcttcgtgcctcctgaccatccacaGTACGAtcgattttttttaaatgtgtaaggcaacattaataaaggcaaatgtatgtttttcttgtttccataaattggttatcaaacaaagaggattttaagttaataaaactgtaactggaactaatttcattttttgaataaaaCTCCCACTGGGAGTGAGCATGAAAAAGCcacactattcaaagggttaatgtgTTTTACTTTATATTATCTCTAGTTTGAGAAGAAATGGAAACTATTTTTAATGATCATATGAAAGCAGGACagtcatttaataaatacttggtcacgacatttaaatattttagtcatATGaataaacccaggacttctttatatattagaGATTATGTTTATTTCACATAACAACTTAAGAAGTGTTTGAGCTGTGTTCACCTATTTTTGTCCCATCCCCACTTATTAGGTCAGATCCCCTATCCTTAGATTTTCCTTCAGATATTTAGCAGAGTCCCCAAAGATAGGTCTCATCAGTCCATCATCCCTCCAACTGAGGGATGCAGTGTCTGATGTTTAAGCTGCAATTTCTGTATGACAAGAGATAGGCACTTAAAGTACAATTAATGACTGAGTGAGAAGCTTTTGAGTTCCTGTCTCAGTTCAGTTCCCGAATAAAATAACCTTGGATGTCTAACTTGACTCCTGTAGAAGAGACTACAGTAATGTACTTGGAACTcttgaatttatttaattatgtcctagtgtttttaaaaagtatgctaATCTGCTACTTGTGTGAGAATCACCTCAAGACTTTTTCAAATGTGGATTATTGCTTCTACTTTTAATCAGAATGAGATtccagaacttttatttttaacaggcttccctggtgattctgatgcacattAATGTCTAAAAGGCACATTAATGTCTAAAAGGTCAGGTggcggctctggccggttggctcagcggtagaacatcggcctggcatgcgggggacccgggttcgattcccggccagggcacataggagaagcgcccatttgcttctccacccctcccctccttcttctctgtctctctcttcccctcccgcagccaaggttccattggagcaaagatggcccgggtggcactggggatggctccttggcctctgccccaggcgctaaagtggctctggtcgcaacagagcgatgccccggaggggcagagcatcgccccctggtgggcagagcgtcgcccctggtgggcgtgccgggtggatcccggtcaggcgcatgcgggagtctgtctgactgtctctccccgtttccagcttcagaaaaataccaaaaataaaataaataaaaaataataataaaataaaaggtcaggtggcctgactgggtggtgctgcagtggatagagcgtcggactgggatgtggaggacccaggttcaagacctcgaggttgccagtttgagtgcaggttcatctggtttgaacaagtttcagcagcttgagctcaaggtcactggctcgagcaaagggtcactcagtctgctgtagccccccagtcaaggcacatatgagaaagaaatcaatgaacaactaaggtgccacaacgaagaattgatgcttcttatctctctcccttcctgtctgttcctctatctgactctgccacaaaataaataaataaaaaatattaaaatgttttttaaaaaaagctttagaaacttaaaaaaaataaaaggctactggtgtgtatatattttttataatcttaatttttttttttttgacagggacagagagagttggagagggacagatagggatagacaaacaggaagaaatagagatgagaaggctcaattcttttttgcggcaccttagttgttcattgattactttttcatatatgccttgatcagggggctatagcagaccgagtgaccccttgctcaagccagcaatcttgagctcaagctggtgagcccatgctcaagccagatgagcctgcactcaagctggtgaccttaggattttgaacctgggtcttcccagttcgacgctctatccactatgccactgcctggtcaggctataatcttaattcttaaataaaaaccataataaCTAGAAGAACATAAAGGTGAATGCAGTGGAGAGAAGCATTAAAATACAAAGGGTGAGAGAATCTTGAAATCTAAAGATTTactacataaaaattaacattgaaagTATATACACTAAAATTTAACAGTGGTTATCTCTTGTGAAATATTGgatgattttttctttgtagtctACATATTTCTTAATGTGCATTATTtgtgctaaaaagaaataaaagccaacaATAAATCCCAATCCAAAGAACTCTTCAGTGAACTTATAAATGCAATGATGGCACGTAAAAATTTTCATTGTCAGAACCTAGATATGTAGATTTCAAGTTACCTTTGGATATGATATTCATGCCTTGGTGTAAGTGTCCCTCCTATTGAGTGTGGAAAAAATCGTAAGTCTTCTGAGATATACAATACAAACAAACTGATGTGATGTCACTTCTGTGATTGCGTTACAGGAGACTGTGATTTTTGTCTTGCTGGGAGACTCCCTCCCCATTTTCAAGCCCCTCTTTGTTGGCCTTGATGAAACAAGATGCCATGTTAGAGAAGTCCATATGGCAAAGAACTGAATCTATCTGGCAGCCAATAGCCAGTGAGGAACTGAGATAAGAGGATGTGAATCCTGCCAAACAACATAAGTGAGCTTGGAAGCAGCTCTTTTCCCATGCAAGCCTTCAGATAAGACCCTGGCCCTGGCTAGCATATTGATTGCAACTTTGTAAACTATGTCAAGGCAGAAAACACAGATTAGCTACATTCAGACTCACGGAATCGCTGAGAAAAATAATGCATGTGGTTTTAAACTGTAAAATTTAGAGGTAATTGTTACACAACAATAGATAATATAATATGTACCTCTAAAGGAcaatggtctttttaaaaaataatcacagtaatatgctctggccagatagttcagttggttagagcattgtcttaatATGCAAAGACTGCCAATTCAatcctcggccagggcacatacagaaacagatttgatgtttctgtctctcccttcctttctctaaaaaaaaaaaaatataataaccacAGTACCGTAATCACACATTAAAAGGGACAAATACGTCTAgatctaaaattttcaaaaatctcataattttaaaaaaatttaatttgtttattttagtaaggagggagagagagagagagaaaaggggagaggagcaggaagcatcaattctggcaacctcagcattccagattgacactgtaccaccacagatcaggcaaagaAAGCTCATAATTTTTAACTCCAAATAATTTAACCAACAAAGAACAAATTACATTCTTAAACAACTATTGGCCTTGACAGGTTGCAAATGACAGGAACaacctaatataaaattttgtacTAGGAAACCAGCAAGAGTATGTGTTTGAAAAACAGTTTCATATCCAACATAGGCCTTGAGTCACAGACTGAAAATCTAGCCAATTCTAAGAGAAAAACTGATCTGTTCTATgcaatgaaaatataaagtaagGTGAGAATCAGGGAGGGGCATCACAAACACATGTGCATAACCCCCTTTTGGGACTGTATAAATGGCCCTACTACAGTTGATTTTCAGCTACGAACGTGATGTCACTTAATGCAGAGTTTGAAAAAGTTACGCACAATTAGCTGTCCTGAGTTAGTAAGAACCAGCGTCAACATAATATTGGTTCAGACTGTTCTCTTACCAAagtgggtaaaaaaaaatcatgcaatgaaaatgaaagatgagaatgagaaaaggaaaat from Saccopteryx leptura isolate mSacLep1 chromosome X, mSacLep1_pri_phased_curated, whole genome shotgun sequence includes:
- the LOC136385469 gene encoding protein BEX1-like, with the protein product MMSKEEQAVKNLNMENAKQENERKDEKEQAANTGGPLGLPVVAGEHCEPRGNRRRFRVRQPILQYRWDGGQRLGEPQARMRPENMERVGEEMRQLMEKLRGKQLSHSLRAVSTDPPHHGHHDEFCLMP